In a genomic window of Chrysemys picta bellii isolate R12L10 chromosome 23, ASM1138683v2, whole genome shotgun sequence:
- the NDUFS5 gene encoding NADH dehydrogenase [ubiquinone] iron-sulfur protein 5: MPFWNLQDQLGLNVDKWMLHQSSEQPYKRAALCHAFEKEWIECANDIGQIRAHKECRLEYEDLQECVNRRKTIIRLMTIVAQKKQLIKEGKYTPPEHHSGKPEARP; this comes from the exons ATGCCATTTTGGAATCTCCAAGATCAGCTGGGACTCAATGTGGACAAATGGATGCTGCATCAAAGCTCAGAGCAGCCCTACAAACGGGCGGCTCTGTGCCATGCCTTTGAGAAGGAATGGATTGAGTGTGCCAATGACATTGGGCAGATTCGTGCACACAAGGAGTGCAGACTAGAATATGAAGACTTGCAAGAGTGTGTTAATAGGCGCAAAACG ATAATCCGTCTGATGACAATTGTGGCGCAGAAGAAGCAGCTGATAAAGGAAGGGAAATACACACCACCTGAACACCACAGTGGCAAACCGGAGGCCAGGCCTTGA
- the AZIN2 gene encoding antizyme inhibitor 2 (The RefSeq protein has 1 substitution compared to this genomic sequence) has translation MSGYLDESDFMMVEEGFTTRDLLENLLMEASQTGNKGAFFVADLGDVVKKHLRFLKALPHVKPFYAVKCNSSRGVVRTLAALGAGFDCASKTEIALVQSIGVPPDKIIYTKPCKQIAQIKYAASHGVQLMAFDNEVELGKVARSHPLARMVLCIATDNPRSSARLSVKFGATLKSCRHLLETAKEMNVEIVGISFHVGSGCLDLQAFPRSIADARLVFEMGAELGYKMHLLDIGGGFPGTENSKVQFEEIAATINSALDLYFPEGCGVEIIAKPGRYYVASAFTLAVNVIDKQEVPLDPPGSDDEESSSKKNILYYINDGIYGSFSCIFFNHTCPSPTLHKKPGPHHPLFSSSLWGPSCDGQDRIADGLELPELQVGDWLTFENMGAYTIAASSSFNGYQQPQINYVMSREALRLLQGKLPQPEEDRESLCTPLSCGWEITDTLCITPVFTPARIT, from the exons ATGAGTGGGTATTTGGATGAATCAGACTTTATGATGGTGGAGGAGGGCTTCACCACCAGAGACCTCCTTGAGAACCTCCTCATGGAGGCCTCCCAGACG GGCAACAAAGGGGCCTTTTTTGTGGCAGACCTGGGGGATGTAGTGAAGAAACACCTGCGCTTCTTGAAGGCCTTGCCCCACGTCAAACCTTTCTACGCCGTTAAGTGCAACAGCAGCAGAGGAGTGGTGCGGACGCTGGCTGCGCTGGGGGCAGGATTTGACTGTGCTAGCAAG ACGGAGATTGCATTAGTTCAGAGCATCGGGGTCCCACCTGACAAGATTATCTACACCAACCCCTGCAAACAGATCGCGCAGATCAAATACGCAGCCAGCCACGGGGTCCAGCTGATGGCTTTCGACAATGAAGTGGAGCTCGGGAAAGTGGCAAGGAGCCATCCACTTGCCAG GATGGTTCTGTGCATCGCCACCGACAACCCCAGATCCTCTGCCCGTCTGAGCGTGAAGTTTGGTGCCACCCTTAAGTCCTGCAGACACCTACTAGAAACTGCAAAGGAGATGAATGTGGAGATCGTTGGCATCAG TTTTCATGTTGGCAGCGGCTGCCTCGACCTGCAAGCCTTCCCTCGGTCCATAGCAGATGCTCGGCTGGTGTTTGAAATGGGTGCAGAGCTGGGCTACAAGATGCACTTATTAGACATTGGAGGTGGATTCCCTGGCACTGAAAACTCTAAAGTCCAGTTTGAAGAG ATTGCAGCCACGATAAACTCCGCCTTGGACTTGTATTTCCCAGAAGGCTGTGGGGTGGAAATCATTGCCAAACCAGGACGATACTATGTAGCTTCCGCCTTTACCTTGGCTGTCAATGTTATTGACAAGCAGGAGGTTCCCTTGGACCCGCCTGGATCAGATG ATGAAGAGTCCAGCAGCAAGAAGAATATCCTGTATTACATTAACGATGGCATCTATGGATCCTTCAGCTGCATTTTCTTCAAtcacacctgccccagccccaccctgcacaAG AAACCCGGCCCACATCACCCCTTGTTCAGCAGCAGCCTCTGGGGTCCTTCTTGTGATGGGCAGGACCGCATTGCCGATGGCTTGGAGCTACCAGAACTGCAAGTTGGTGACTGGCTGACGTTTGAGAACATGGGTGCCTACACCATAGCGGCCTCGTCCTCATTTAATGGATACCAGCAGCCACAGATCAACTACGTCATGTCCCG GGAAGCTCTCCGGCTGCTTCAGGGGAAGCTGCCACAACCAGAAGAAGATAGAGAGAGCCTATGTACTCCTCTCTCCTGTGGCTGGGAAATCACAGATACCTTGTGCATTACCCCTGTCTTCACTCCAGCTAGAATCACGTGA